Part of the Capsicum annuum cultivar UCD-10X-F1 chromosome 12, UCD10Xv1.1, whole genome shotgun sequence genome is shown below.
AAAATCGACTCAGTAGAAGgagaagttcttgtggtctgacgAGAAgataaaagataagttgactttaactcctatcttgactctacctgaggttATAGAGAtatttgtggtttattgtaatgTGTACTGGGTtggattgggttgtgtgttgatgcggcatggtaaggtggttgcttatgcctccagatagctgaaggtttatgagaagaactatccgacccatgatttggaattattagctgtggtgtttgcgtTGAAAATTTGGTTTCAccatttgtatagggtgcatattgatatcttttctgatcacaaaagccagcagtatgtgtttacttaaaaagagcttaatctcaagcaattaaggtggcttgagttgttgaaagaataTTATATGAGTCTTTACTGCCattcaggtaaggctaatgtagttgttgattctcttagtaggttgtccatgggtagccTATCGTATGTGGGTAAGGATGGGAATTAGGTGAagtatattcaccatttggataaccatagagttcatctcttggactttgagtatggtggtgtgatggtaaaCCAAGTAGTGCAGGCATCTCTTAGTtcagaaataaaggagaaatatgTATTAGCTACTcttttgatgaagatcaaggatgTGAGGGTAAGAAAAAGGTAATAGCCTTTAATAATGGTGGAgttggtatcttgaggtaccaagaaaggttatgtgttcccaatgtagaTGCGCTGCGAAGCAGGATTTTGGATGAGGCCTATAAATCGAGGTATATATGTAATTCCCCgagaactctaaccaatagtgccaccATGACTTAAGCTAATGAGCAATAAATTATAGTACTTTGGTTGTTttttgatcaagggtgatgtgtattaaagcctcaaatatgtcctagcaaTTAGGTGAAttaaaacatcccttaccgattgaattcttgagaaggattttggcatagtcaacttcaaatgagaatatctcttgttacactaagaaattttgagctcatgactcaccaacagatagataattgaattagctttccaatggtacaAATTTTACCCAAATACggtatcagagcaaaaagttatacctatttaatccagcgtgtcagcctggaaactgtgtgacgacttatcacaagtccgacagcttgtcacaaaatgtcgtcaccttaagCTGAAAGTTACAAATTTCAACATcttgtgacaacattttgtgatgacttatcacaagtctgacggcttatcacaaaatgtcgtcaatcttaagcagaaagtcataaattccacccttttgtgacgacagtTTGTGACGACTTGTAacaaatgtcgtcaactatgTTTTATTCAGCAATTCAAGGACATTTCTGcaagagtattttggtctttgcccatcttttggaggccctaatatatatgagaatccccatccaaaccctaattttttcattttctcttccaattctcttaagaaaatatatagggtttcattcaagaacattaatcttgCAAAAATCATCCACAAATCTTAAAGATTTcgtcaagaaccaagttcctcatagtatgGGCTTCGAGATTCATTTATTACAAGtacggatagagtctcaagcactagaattcatccaatttcaaagattaatgtatgtggggttttgaacaagagcaatcctttcattcttgcgcccaaagctttgatttctattatggatttatatgattttNNNNNNNNNNNNNNNNNNNNNNNNNNNNNNNNNNNNNNNNNNNNNNNNNNNNNNNNNNNNNNNNNNNNNNNNNNNNNNNNNNNNNNNNNNNNNNNNNNNNNNNNNNNNNNNNNNNNNNNNNNNNNNNNNNNNNNNNNNNNNNNNNNNNNNNNNNNNNNNNNNNNNNNNNNNNNNNNNNNNNNNNNNNNNNNNNNNNNNNNNNNNNNNNNNNNNNNNNNNNNNNNNNNNNNNNNNNNNNNNNNNNNNNNNNNNNNNNNNNNNNNNNNNNNNNNNNNNNNNNNNNNNNNNNNNNNNNNNNNNNNNNNNNNNNNNNNNNNNNNNNNNNNNNNNNNNNNNNNNNNNNNNNNNNNNNNNNNNNNNNNNNNNNNNNNNNNNNNNNNNNNNNNNNNNNNNNNNNNNNNNNNNNNNNNNNNNNNNNNNNNNNNNNNNNNNNNNNNNNNNNNNNNNNNNNNNNNNNNNNNNNNNNNNNNNNNNNNNNNNNNNNNNNNNNNNNNNNNNNNNNNNNNNNNNNNNNNNNNNNNNNNNNNNNNNNNNNNNNNNNNNNNNNNNNNNNNNNNNNNNNNNNNNNNNNNNNNNNNNNNNNNNNNNNNNNNNNNNNNNNNNNNNNNNNNNNNNNNNNNNNNNNNNNNNNNNNNNNNNNNNNNNNNNNNNNNNNNNNNNNNNNNNNNNNNNNNNNNNNNNNNNNNNNNNNNNNNNNNNNNNNNNNNNNNNNNNNNNNNNNNNNNNNNNNNNNNNNNNNNNNNNNNNNNNNNNNNNNNNNNNNNNNNNNNNNNNNNNNNNNNNNNNNNNNNNNNNNNNNNNNNNNNNNNNNNNNNNNNNNNNNNNNNNNNNNNNNNNNNNNNNNNNNNNNNNNNNNNNNNNNNNNNNNNNNNNNNNNNNNNNNNNNNNNNNNNNNNNNNNNNNNNNNNNNNNNNNNNNNNNNNNNNNNNNNNNNNNNNNNNNNNNNNNNNNNNNNNNNNNNNNNNNNNNNNNNNNNNNNNNNNNNNNNNNNNNNNNNNNNNNNNNNNNNNNNNNNNNNNNNNNNNNNNNNNNNNNNNNNNNNNNNNNNNNNNNNNNNNNNNNNNNNNNNNNNNNNNNNNNNNNNNNNNNNNNNNNNNNNNNNNNNNNNNNNNNNNNNNNNNNNNNNNNNNNNNNNNNNNNNNNNNNNNNNNNNNNNNNNNNNNNNNNNNNNNNNNNNNNNNNNNNNNNNNNNNNNNNNNNNNNNNNNNNNNNNNNNNNNNNNNNNNNNNNNNNNNNNNNNNNNNNNNNNNNNNNNNNNNNNNNNNNNNNNNNNNNNNNNNNNNNNNNNNNNNNNNNNNNNNNNNNNNNNNNNNNNNNNNNNNNNNNNNNNNNNNNNNNNNNNNNNNNNNNNNNNNNNNNNNNNNNNNNNNNNNNNNNNNNNNNNNNNNNNNNNNNNNNNNNNNNNNNNNNNNNNNNNNNNNNNNNNNNNNNNNNNNNNNNNNNNNNNNNNNNNNNNNNNNNNNNNNNNNNNNNNNNNNNNNNNNNNNNNNNNNNNNNNNNNNNNNNNNNNNNNNNNNNNNNNNNNNNNNNNNNNNNNNNNNNNNNNNNNNNNNNNNNNNNNNNNNNNNNNNNNNNNNNNNNNNNNNNNNNNNNNNNNNNNNNNNNNNNNNNNNNNNNNNNNNNNNNNNNNNNNNNNNNNNNNNNNNNNNNNNNNNNNNNNNNNNNNNNNNNNNNNNNNNNNNNNNNNNNNNNNNNNNNNNNNNNNNNNNNNNNNNNNNNNNNNNNNNNNNNNNNNNNNNNNNNNNNNNNNNNNNNNNNNNNNNNNNNNNNNNNNNNNNNNNNNNNNNNNNNNNNNNNNNNNNNNNNNNNNNNNNNNNNNNNNNNNNNNNNNNNNNNNNNNNNNNNNNNNNNNNNNNNNNNNNNNNNNNNNNNNNNNNNNNNNNNNNNNNNNNNNNNNNNNNNNNNNNNNNNNNNNNNNNNNNNNNNNNNNNNNNNNNNNNNNNNNNNNNNNNNNNNNNNNNNNNNNNNNNNNNNNNNNNNNNNNNNNNNNNNNNNNNNNNNNNNNNNNNNNNNNNNNNNNNNNNNNNNNNNNNNNNNNNNNNNNNNNNNNNNNNNNNNNNNNNNNNNNNNNNNNNNNNNNNNNNNNNNNNNNNNNNNNNNNNNNNNNNNNNNNNNNNNNNNNNNNNNNNNNNNNNNNNNNNNNNNNNNNNNNNNNNNNNNNNNNNNNNNNNNNNNNNNNNNNNNNNNNNNNNNNNNNNNNNNNNNNNNNNNNNNNNNNNNNNNNNNNNNNNNNNNNNNNNNNNNNNNNNNNNNNNNNNNNNNNNNNNNNNNNNNNNNNNNNNNNNNNNNNNNNNNNNNNNNNNNNNNNNNNNNNNNNNNNNNNNNNNNNNNNNNNNNNNNNNNNNNNNNNNNNNNNNNNNNNNNNNNNNNNNNNNNNNNNNNNNNNNNNNNNNNNNNNNNNNNNNNNNNNNNNNNNNNNNNNNNNNNNNNNNNNNNNNNNNNNNNNNNNNNNNNNNNNNNNNNNNNNNNNNNNNNNNNNNNNNNNNNNNNNNNNNNNNNNNNNNNNNNNNNNNNNNNNNNNNNNNNNNNNNNNNNNNNNNNNNNNNNNNNNNNNNNNNNNNNNNNNNNNNNNNNNNNNNNNNNNNNNNNNNNNNNNNNNNNNNNNNNNNNNNNNNNNNNNNNNNNNNNNNNNNNNNNNNNNNNNNNNNNNNNNNNNNNNNNNNNNNNNNNNNNNNNNNNNNNNNNNNNNNNNNNNNNNNNNNNNNNNNNNNNNNNNNNNNNNNNNNNNNNNNNNNNNNNNNNNNNNNNNNNNNNNNNNNNNNNNNNNNNNNNNNNNNNNNNNNNNNNNNNNNNNNNNNNNNNNNNNNNNNNNNNNNNNNNNNNNNNNNNNNNNNNNNNNNNNNNNNNNNNNNNNNNNNNNNNNNNNNNNNNNNNNNNNNNNNNNNNNNNNNNNNNNNNNNNNNNNNNNNNNNNNNNNNNNNNNNNNNNNNNNNNNNNNNNNNNNNNNNNNNNNNNNNNNNNNNNNNNNNNNNNNNNNNNNNNNNNNNNNNNNNNNNNNNNAGGActctccagatgttgtcactggtatgctccatgtctttcATTTcaatgtgtatgtattgatggaccccggtTCGAGTTTCTTAAATGTGACACCTCTTGCTGCTGTAAATTTTTAGATGGGCACTGAAcggattcctgagcctattcttatttctaccctagtagaaAAATATGGTATTGCTAAgtaagtgtataagaagtgtcctatcactgtccttcatcggGTCatatatgctgatttgattgagctagatatgatagatttttacgtcattctgggtatagattggctttactcatgctatgcgtctatagattgtcgtacccaagTGGTAAAGTTCTAGTTTCTTGATAAgcccatttttgagtggtccgaGAGTTCTGTAATTtcgaagagccatttcatatcctacctcaaagctagtATGTCAATTTCTAAGGGttacatctatcacctagttcgagttaaagacctcaagtccgagactctgactattcagttagttagcattgtttatgagttttctaatgttttcctggaagatctcctaggggtcccacctgatagagaaatagaattcgagattgatttccttcccgacactcagcctatttccattcctccatatcatatggctcctgtAGAACTTAAAGAGTGGAAGGATCAACTCAAAGATatcttagacaaaggctttatcagatccagtgtttccccgtgggatGCTCCTgttctatttgtgcataagaacaAAGACCctattcctagaattgatgatttatttgatcagttatagggtgcaagttatttctcaatgatagaccttagatccggctatcattagcttaaagtgagagagtgtgatattccaaagacagccttttgaactcgttatggtcactttgagtttcttgtcatgccctttgggttaaccaatgcttatgaatcgagttttcaagaaatatcttgatatgtttgacattgtattcatagactatattcttgtatattcacaaagagaggatgatcatgctgaccatcttagaattgttttgcaaactcttagagattatcaattattcactaaatttagaaagtgtaaattttagataaggttagttgcttttgtAGGTCACATTGTTTCctccgaaggcattagagtcgattccgaaaagatagaagctgtaaggaattggcctagacctacctccccatctgacatatggagtttcttgggtctagctggttattatcatcattttgttgagggcttctcttccattgcatctcccatgatccggttgacccaaaagaaagttaagttccagtggacagatgcctgtgagaagagttttttggagttgaagacttgactcacttctgCCCTAGTGTTAGCTTTACTCGAtagtactgatggttttgtggtgtattgtgatgattcttgagttggtttgggttgtgagttgatgcagaagggtaaccataactccttgtacaagacgaactgggtggcttactttatatgaaatgaattatccttccaacgataccaatttcacccaaatcagatatcggagcaaagagttatggtcgatctactttagcttatcgaaacagtccaccaaaggacagatttgacattatttaaattttaaaggcattttggtcatttcctattatattatggacgggaatatgtgtatatatacatttatatgagttcaaaaactcattttcatcatcaatcattgagaaagaacaaaccctagccgaatttgacctttaaattacttttgattcaaccatagaaattccaaaataatccgataactgcatttgtcatctcgagagctttgaacggctcctattatttgtgcaaatagaattgcataatcaagaggtgaattctaaggtatgaatattgtttgcctttattcttttccagatgcatatgtgtgatagaggattatatgtattagtTGTTATTAAAAGGTggtggaaatagggttatggactattttcatggtttggttgtattgaattgtggaaggtggatatggtaattaagttatgaaaggtggatatggtgatatactattgaattgatgattatttatgtctatggctcaatttggattaatggattggttggaaggataaatgaatccaaacttgatattggaggatgttgtatgaatatgcatggcatgtgaatggaattggagtataagagggttaaagtgacaccctttatggtgtaattaaggcttactacttaaccactagtttggtgaattcaaataattgaattgtgacgtttggttgctaatactagattgctatatatgttcattgtagataagtagtccgaaaagacgggaagtccatttgggactagtattgaaggttgacagtcaggtatgtaaaacatactctataccatatctttggcataaaagtgaacaattgttctattaagaaagtttccaaagttattcaataacatgtgatccataatggttttgtatgatttcctacgttaccaatgaacttgtttccaccctacaagatgtcaagacattctaatacttacttgttttccaaatcttacatgtttattgcactaatgaatgtcagaaggtatccggttactcaaacaagatccatgtgctattaaagactccaaaacgtttcattgatatactaataagttcctaattcattgttatggcattgatgactccaaaatacttcattgatgtgccaatgagttcttacttcatcgttatCGAATTGATtgtctatatatatgtctattattgatgtatcattgtttcaaagtatcaaaaatacggcGGCAAccgaaataataatctcaaaaattaattgaactaagtgatagaagttctctcttatcaggtggtatcccagggacataagcctatcatgggttgatccctatttatgtgtttatgggtggtatcccaagggcataagcctatcatgggtcgatcccagttgatatgtactggaggcagcctaatggtcacagtatagtacagtaatggttacaaagatgataagaacgaaggtaaagtgattgaataaatacaatgtataggttTTCACAAGTTTTAGTatgtgtggtccactcctattacgatttattcacttgtttctaatttttattgagctcctatatcatatgtgattatctacagctttacatactcagtacatattttgtactgacgtcccccatgggggacctgcatttcatgctgcaggcacaggtacctcagctcatatacCACACAAGTAGGAGTCAGTATatctagctgcttttggtgagctccagtttacttTGTGGCTTTCCATGTAATATCCAGtaacttttggtattgtatagaagttagttatatggtggggtgtgtcccgactttagttaaactctgtgtattgtctagaggctttgtagacctaatgtactgtgaaggtggtgttttgttaatagaagtgatggctccaatggccaagtattgtatatacatatatatgtgtgtgattgagcttatacaggtgattatttccttttatatgcgatatgatgctgtccgaattttgggttgtcatagatgcatgcatgggaagtataaggtgatGAGCTGGTCTCCCGGGCCTCTtcagttacgggtgccagtcacccccaataggatttgaggtgtgacactTGTGGTGTTGAAATTGACTTGTTAACTGCAGAAATGGAGTCATCTAAAGAGACAGGTTGTCGAGCTCCAGAAGACCCCGTCCTCTACATCAACGACTGTGATTTTTTCGGTAGTGCAGCTACGATGAATATATTTTCCAAGTGTCAAAGGGACATGATACTAATGAAGCAGGAACACGCAAAGCTTACAGTTGTATCCAGCCAAGATGTTGTATGCAGAAGCTCAAGCAGCGATGAATCAGAACTTGCTCTTGCAGGTGCCGCGGTTGCATCTGCAGATTTAGCCTCTCAGATTTCACAAGTAAAGTCAAAAGAGGGTTTGAAAAAGTGCACAGCTTGTTGTAAGCGTGTGGGATTAACGGGGTTCAGTTGCAAATGTGGTGATCTTTTCTGCGCAGATCATCATTATTCAGACAAACACAGCTGCCCGTTTGATTATAGGAATGCTGGTCAGAATGCAATAGCAAAAGCAAATCCTATCATCGTAGCAAAAAAAGCTTGATAAGATCTAACAAGCACCTATCGAAAGGTTGTATGAACTAAAGCAATGTCCATCTTTCGATAAGTTGGCCTCGCCTTACAGGGTGACGATGAAAGTTTTGcatgggggtaggggtggggggtACCCTAGAGCCTAGATAATTCTGGTGTGTAAGTTATTTATGATCTTGGTGCACATTTTCATGGAATTTGTTCTTGTTTTGTCCCCATTTCTGGGCTCCTTGTCTAGTATAATATGCATAATGTAGGTCATCTTGATGAATTTCACATTCATACATCCACGTTTTGAAATCCTGAGTTCGCCTCCGTGCATTCTTCAAGATTCCAAAGTCTCCTTTGAGTATTAATAATGTATAGTTTTTTTTGTAGAGATGTCAATACGGGTTGGCTCAGCCCATCTGAGCTAGCCCacacgggctttgagtttgacgggtcaggTTGGGCTAGCCTATCAAAATGATGAGCAAAAAAATATCAAGCCCACACTATTACTCTGTGGGTTGCGGGCCTTACGGGCCAGCCCactttacaaaaataatattttataatttaattttagaatgttaatagacATAATTATTACCAATCAATATTACATAGTATTAATACTTTTTAATTAAGTCTCCAACAACCCCAAAAATACTcataatagcgaaattaaataacttttgacatgcgTTCTGCCCTTACATCGTAAAAGTAAGGGTTAAGCTATAGAACTAGATACGTAAGAGAAAGATAAGAGAGCAGAACTTTACTTTTCTGCTGAGGCACGtgatatccttcgaaccaaataaaTATAcgactccctccgtcccaaattatgtgtcgccatttccttttttgtccgtcccaaaataaatgtcgtcttttcttatttggaatttttttaaaggcacaattacctttttacccttattggacccacttgattttaaatatattaatacttcttttttagtattttttttttaaagtaaaagtcttatcacttcaatcaaaatttaaactttcagccttttatttttatagtatcaaaattattttaaaccacagagagcaatttattctttttggttggttctacataagtaaaccagttttctttgacaactcattgTTCACAATACTGTGATTTCTCGAGTAAAAATTGGATCTTTAaagctaaagttaaagaaaacaagaatttaGAGGGATCTCATTTTCCACATATATCATCTTACAACTGGAAAAAGTAACAAACACAACTACAAAGATCAAACATCTTTTGTTTAGAACTAAAAATTGATTGAGACAGTGAGCTACCCAAGAGACAACATCCTTCTCCGATATTTTCTCTAATGCATCATATGCCTCGTCAATCCTTCACACTCTCATTACATTGATAGGAGTGCATTTCCGACATAGAACATGATATGATATCCTACATTAACAAGTCAACCATGTAATTTGCTTTCCAAATTTGAATGCAGCAATAGCaagtaagaaaatattgtatgTCTGAACAAGCTGTATAACAAgcatattttttacaaactctAAACATGAGTAGAAAATGTCCATTTCACTTTGTCTTGATGAATGTTTGATCCTTTTAGAAGCTCCGTGATCTGAAGTTCACTCCACAACAAACTATTTTCTGTTAATCTTTCGAGTATTGAATAATGTCGACCTCAGCTTCAACGTACTTCCACTTCACATGTATtaccacaaaaatgaaaatacacaacaaaacaatttcctacaattttgtttttagtttctgaACTTATTTACTCCCGCACCGAATACTTAGTTTCCAACAAATATCAAGCTGATGCAATGCACCTATCAGAGAGCTCTTCAAGAAGCCAGTCTTCAACAACCACCATAAAACAGTAAAGTTAACAGCCAgaccttttcattttttaaagtagGTCAACACAGATGACACACTCCTATTTGCTTTCCCACCGTTCACAACCTTACGTTTCTCCTTTCTCAGCTCTCTCCTCACCAGAAGTACATAGGCTAGCCCATGTTCTGTgatatttcaacataaaaactGATCATCACACTCTCATCTTATGATTAAATGTTCAGTCACTTGACAACAGTGAGAGTGAGTCACAGAACACCAAATTTAACAAACATAACACGGAAGTTACCATTGTCTCAATGAATAACATCCTAAAGTGAGGATGTCAATCCTAAGAAAACTTCAAATACAAACTTTCAATTACAGTGTACACCAGTCAACGACCATAAATAGtaaagtataaatagaaaaaataaattaatgacatgaaagaaaaataaatgtcacAGAT
Proteins encoded:
- the LOC107849151 gene encoding zinc finger A20 and AN1 domain-containing stress-associated protein 8-like → MESSKETGCRAPEDPVLYINDCDFFGSAATMNIFSKCQRDMILMKQEHAKLTVVSSQDVVCRSSSSDESELALAGAAVASADLASQISQVKSKEGLKKCTACCKRVGLTGFSCKCGDLFCADHHYSDKHSCPFDYRNAGQNAIAKANPIIVAKKA